The following coding sequences are from one Saccharomyces eubayanus strain FM1318 chromosome VII, whole genome shotgun sequence window:
- the SCW4 gene encoding putative family 17 glucosidase — protein MRLSNLIASASLFSAAALAAPANHEHKDKRAVVTTTVQQQTTIVVNGAAPTQVAALQENAVVDSAPAAATTSAAVAASPAAASPVSDAAVSSAAVVVSSAAATPASSSAASSTASSTASSSQDVSGFASGVKGITYTPYESSGSCKSADEVASDLAQLTDFPVIRLYGTDCNQVENVYKAKASNQKLFLGVYYVDQIQDGIDTIKSAVETYGSWDDITTVSIGNELVNGNQATPAQVGEYIDTGRAALKAAGYSGPVVSVDTFIAVINNPELCNYSDYMAVNAHAYFDKNTAAQDSGKWLLDQIQRVWTACDGKKDVIVTESGWPSKGETYGVAVPSKENQKDAVSSITSSCGSSTFLFTAFNDYWKADGAYGVEKYWGILSNE, from the coding sequence atGCGTCTCTCCAACTTGATCGCTTCTGCTTCTCTATTCTCTGCTGCTGCTCTTGCTGCCCCCGCTAACCACGAACACAAGGACAAGCGTGCTGTGGTTACCACCACCGTTCAGCAACAAACCACTATTGTCGTTAACGGTGCCGCTCCAACGCAAGTTGCTGCTTTGCAGGAAAATGCTGTTGTCGACTCCGCTCCTGCTGCCGCCACCACTTCAGCTGCAGTTGCTGCTTCTCCAGCTGCTGCTTCTCCAGTTTCCGACGCTGCTGTTTCTTCTGCTGCCgttgttgtttcttctgCTGCCGCAACTCCAGCTTCCAGCTCAGCTGCTTCTTCTACCGCTTCTTCCACTGCCTCTTCCAGCCAAGACGTCAGTGGCTTTGCCTCCGGTGTCAAAGGTATCACATATACCCCATACGAATCCAGTGGTTCTTGTAAGAGCGCCGACGAGGTCGCTTCCGACCTGGCTCAATTGACCGACTTCCCAGTCATCAGATTGTACGGTACCGACTGTAACCAAGTCGAAAACGTTTACAAGGCCAAGGCTTCCAACCAAAAGCTTTTCCTAGGTGTCTACTACGTTGACCAAATTCAAGATGGTATTGACACCATCAAGTCGGCTGTTGAAACGTACGGTTCTTGGGACGATATCACCACCGTTTCTATCGGTAACGAATTGGTCAACGGTAACCAAGCCACCCCAGCTCAAGTCGGTGAATACATCGACACCGGTAGAGCCGCTTTGAAAGCCGCCGGTTACAGCGGTCCAGTTGTCTCCGTTGACACTTTCATTGCTGTCATCAACAACCCAGAATTGTGTAACTACTCAGACTACATGGCCGTCAACGCCCATGCTTACTTCGACAAAAACACTGCTGCCCAAGACTCCGGTAAATGGTTGTTAGACCAAATCCAAAGAGTCTGGACTGCTTGTGACGGTAAAAAGGATGTTATTGTTACTGAATCCGGCTGGCCATCAAAGGGTGAAACCTACGGTGTTGCCGTCCCATCTAAGGAAAACCAAAAGGACGCTGTCTCTTCTATCACCAGCTCCTGTGGTTCCAGCACTTTCTTATTCACTGCCTTCAATGACTACTGGAAGGCCGATGGTGCTTACGGTGTTGAAAAATACTGGGGTATTCTATCCAATGAATAA